One window of Drosophila busckii strain San Diego stock center, stock number 13000-0081.31 chromosome 3L, ASM1175060v1, whole genome shotgun sequence genomic DNA carries:
- the LOC108600547 gene encoding ribosome biogenesis protein BMS1 homolog gives MADDVGQDKRKQHRARQSGVKADKKKLKTKKDANQKEPELTARQRNPKAFAINSAQRAERNFRRKEDLTAKKQHIPVVDQTPDEPPPVLIAVVGPPKVGKTTLINNLIKSFTRTNVTEIRGPITIVTSKKRRITLLECNNDINSMIDVAKCADLVLLLCDASYGFEMEIFEFLNICQVHGMPKIMGVLTHLDMIKNTKQLRKRKKELKHRFWTEVYDGAKLFYLSGLLHGEYLRNEIKNLGRFISVMKFRPLQWRGAHSYLLVDRMEDVTNTDTVRRNPKCDREVVLYGYVRGVPLKQEHMVHIAGLGDARIDELSVIPDPCPLPGTEKKRSLLEKERLLYAPMSGVGGIVYDKDAVYIELQGSHSHKEKTAEATEQEALVSKLIDKKSTMDEQIEQQEFRLFSDAAPIKSKDFKSDDEASGSDDEAEADDSGLDAASSDEEDEFAAKDWRGESSDEEQDAEQDSEDASSGDEEYQSLTDMKGGDEESDESDDEESRILASNMSWKTNLAQKAQDAFLQRHSESRNLMRIVYGVYNQSERNKQEADEQGGDSDEELGGLFRVASKQQTELQKDKDIRDKEERCGFEYQGDATRDWLSDENKLLIKNCFVTGKWKASEDAENLLKLDDMSDNDSEVYGDFEDLETGAQHSGKPKNDDDAEKEVAPESADASLGKRRMTRVEEENLTKTELMAKKMKLKAKFDAEYDNSGEKGEEEGRITGDHGFYDDLKAEAQKQSELNKSEFAHLDNELRIQIEGYRAGLYVRLGFNNLPAEFVDNFDASYPVLVGALNMTEENVGYVNCKVKKHRWYKKILKTGDPLIVSMGWRRFQTVAIYAKVEDNFRQRYLKYTPNHVTCSMTFWGPITPQNTGFLALQTVRQDQEEMKRLGFRIAATGCVTELDKSSQIMKKLKLVGHPFKIYKNTAFVKDMFNSSLEVAKFEGAKIKTVSGIRGQIKKAHHTPEGSYRATFEDKILLSDIVFCRTWFTVDVPRFYAPVTTLLLPPAEKSQWQGMKTLGQLKRERAIKNEAQPDSMYTEITRKPKIFRPLVIPKALQRALPYKDKPKLGPENPRTALERVAVINSPYEQKVSKMMKMIETNYKDKRFRQRKETQQRMKKFKATKRAEEASKMKRQKELRKKVSRAISKVRNKNNN, from the exons aTGGCCGACGATGTAGGCCAAGATAAACGCAAGCAGCATCGTGCACGTCAGTCTGGCGTCAAGGCTGACAAAAAGAAGCTGAAAACTAAGAAAGATGCTAACCAAAAAGAGCCCGAGCTGACTGCGCGCCAACGCAATCCGAAAGCCTTTGCGATTAACTCGGCACAAAGAGCTGAGCGAAATTTCCGGCGCAAGGAGGATCTCACAGCCAAGAAGCAACACATACCTGTGGTGGATCAGACGCCAGATGAGCCGCCACCAGTGCTAATAGCCGTTGTGGGTCCGCCGAAGGTGGGCAAAACGACATTGATAAACAATCTTATCAAGAGTTTCACGCGCACAAATGTGACCGAAATACGCGGTCCCATTACCATAGTGACATCAAAGAAGCGCCGCATTACGCTGCTGGAATGCAACAATGACATCAACTCCATGATTGATGTTGCCAAGTGCGCAGatttggtgctgctgctttgcgaTGCCAGTTATGGCTTTGAAATGGAgatttttgaatttcttaaTATTTGCCAGGTGCATGGCATGCCCAAGATAATGGGCGTGCTTACCCATCTGGATATGATTAAGAACACTAAACAGTTGCGTAAGCGCAAGAAAGAACTGAAGCACCGCTTCTGGACTGAAGTCTACGATGGCGCCAAATTGTTCTATTTATCCGGACTGCTGCATGGCGAGTACTTGCGCAACGAGATCAAGAATTTGGGACGCTTTATCTCCGTTATGAAATTCCGACCGCTGCAATGGCGTGGCGCACACAGTTATCTACTCGTGGACCGCATGGAGGATGTCACCAACACAGATACTGTGCGCCGCAATCCCAAATGCGATCGCGAGGTAGTGCTCTATGGCTATGTGCGTGGTGTACCGCTTAAGCAGGAGCACATGGTGCATATTGCAGGCCTGGGAGATGCACGCATCGATGAGCTAAGCGTCATTCCCGATCCGTGTCCACTGCCTGGCACTGAGAAGAAACGCAGTCTCTTGGAAAAAGAGCGTTTGCTTTATGCGCCCATGTCGGGTGTGGGCGGCATTGTCTATGACAAAGATGCGGTCTACATAGAGCTGCAAGGCTCGCACTCGCACAAAGAGAAAACAGCCGAAGCAACGGAGCAGGAGGCGCTGGTTAGCAAGCTGATAGACAAAAAATCAACCATGGATGAGCAAATTGAGCAACAGGAATTCCGTCTCTTCTCTGATGCTGCGCCCATTAAATCCAAGGACTTTAAAAGCGACGATGAGGCTTCTGGATCTGACGATGAAGCTGAAGCCGATGATTCTGGCTTAGATGCAGCCTCCAGCGACGAGGAGGATGAGTTTGCAGCGAAAGATTGGCGTGGCGAAAGCAGTGATGAGGAGCAGGATGCTGAACAAGATAGCGAGGATGCGTCCTCTGGCGATGAGGAGTATCAAAGCTTGACAGACATGAAAGGCGGAGATGAAGAGTCGGATGAGTCCGATGATGAAGAGTCGCGCATATTGGCCAGCAATATGAGCTGGAAGACGAATTTGGCGCAGAAAGCGCAAGATGCTTTTCTACAACGTCACTCGGAGTCCCGTAACCTCATGCGAATTGTTTATGGCGTATATAATCAAAGCGAGCGCAACAAGCAAGAGGCAGATGAACAAGGTGGAGATTCTGACGAAGAGCTGGGTGGTCTATTTCGCGTGGCCTCCAAGCAGCAGACTGAGCTGCAGAAGGATAAGGATATACGTGACAAGGAGGAGCGCTGCGGATTCGAGTATCAGGGCG ATGCCACAAGAGATTGGCTATCCGATGAGAACAAGCTGCTGATTAAGAACTGCTTTGTTACTGGTAAATGGAAGGCTTCCGAAGATGCAGAGAATTTGCTCAAGTTGGATGACATGAGCGATAACGACAGTGAGGTCTATGGCGACTTTGAGGATCTAGAAACTGGTGCACAACATAGTGGCAAGCCCAAAAATGATGACGATGCTGAGAAAGAAGTTGCACCAGAATCTGCTGACGCCAGCCTTGGCAAACGCAGGATGACGCGCGTCGAGGAGGAGAACCTCACCAAAACTGAGCTTATGGCCAAGAAGATGaagcttaaagcaaagttCGATGCTGAGTACGACAATAGTGGCGAAAAGGGTGAAGAAGAGGGTCGTATAACTGGCGATCATGGCTTCTACGATGACCTCAAGGCGGAGGCTCAAAAGCAAAGTGAGCTCAACAAGAGTGAGTTTGCTCATTTGGACAATGAGCTGCGTATACAAATTGAAGGCTATCGCGCTGGACTATACGTACGCTTGGGTTTTAACAACTTGCCCGCAGAGTTTGTGGATAATTTCGATGCCAGCTATCCGGTGTTAGTAGGCGCTCTCAACATGACCGAGGAGAATGTTGGCTATGTCAATTGCAAGGTGAAGAAACATCGTTGGTACAAGAAGATACTCAAGACAGGCGATCCTCTGATTGTGTCCATGGGTTGGCGACGCTTCCAAACTGTAGCCATTTACGCCAAGGTGGAGGATAACTTTAGACAGCGCTATTTGAAGTATACGCCTAATCATGTGACCTGCAGCATGACCTTCTGGGGACCCATAACACCACAGAATACGGGCTTCTTAGCGCTGCAAACTGTGCGGCAGGATCAGGAGGAAATGAAGCGTTTGGGTTTCCGCATTGCAGCCACAGGTTGCGTCACCGAGTTGGACAAATCGTCGCAGATTATGAAGAAGCTCAAGCTGGTGGGACATCCCTTCAAGATATACAAGAACACTGCGTTTGTAAAGGACATGTTTAACTCGTCATTGGAGGTGGCCAAGTTTGAGGGAGCTAAGATTAAAACCGTGTCAGGCATACGTGGTCAGATCAAGAAGGCACATCATACACCCGAAGGTTCCTATCGTGCCACTTTTGAAGACAAAATTCTGCTTAGCGATATTGTGTTCTGTCGTACGTGGTTTACTGTAGATGTGCCACGCTTCTATGCGCCTGTTACAACGCTGTTGCTACCGCCCGCGGAGAAGAGTCAATGGCAGGGCATGAAGACACTTGGGCAGCTAAAGCGTGAGCGTGCCATCAAGAATGAAGCACAGCCGGATAGCATGTATACGGAGATCACACGCAAGCCCAAGATCTTCCGTCCATTAGTCATACCCAAGGCATTGCAGCGCGCACTGCCCTATAAAGACAAGCCCAAGCTGGGTCCAGAGAATCCTCGCACAGCTTTGGAGCGTGTGGCTGTTATAAACTCACCCTATGAGCAGAAGGTATCCAAAATGATGAAGATGATTGAAACAAACTATAAGGACAAGCGTTTCCGCCAACGCAAAGAGACGCAGCAGCGCATGAAGAAGTTCAAGGCGACTAAACGCGCCGAGGAGGCCTCCAAAATGAAACGGCAAAAGGAGCTGCGCAAGAAGGTATCCCGTGCGATCAGCAAGGtgcgcaacaaaaacaataattga
- the LOC108600548 gene encoding coiled-coil domain-containing protein 6, translating into MESPCESESSLDGGTMLPPSPVSREQLQKRIESLTQQNKVLKAELDTSKTKCKVVQEENRFLKQASVIIQAKAEQEEEYISNTLLKKIQALKKEKETLAHHYEREEECLTNDLSRKLDQLRQEKCKLEQTLEQEQECLVNKLMRKIEKLQAETDNKQTNLEQLRREMVELENTLEQEQEALVNKLWKRMDKLETEKRSLQIKLDQPVSDPTTPRDITNNANGDTATNLSAHIQTLRSEVVRLRANLATAQKEEKSIREENARLQRKLKQEVERREALCRHLSESESSLEMDEERFYNENLMASGPSTAAAVNAQRQRTISSPVSHSPSSSRPLSPGTAGQNRCYACGQLVNRRASERFIKPALPTPMLGLNTSAPNVLTNITNPLLATGSAAIYGNNTAGATAGGFLSNLSSERLSLGAVLPQATAAGTFLAGGILSMNNQLTGTSSSASSSSSNLMNNSSSGNLVNSGSNSSLSAFTPTNPPNGGAATAFIQPASPMDTSTCKD; encoded by the exons ATGGAGAGTCCTTGTGAGTCGGAAAGTTCACTGGACGGCGGTACAATGCTGCCACCGAGTCCAGTATCAAGAGAGCAGCTGCAGAAGCGCATCGAGTCACTAACGCAACAAAATAA AGTTCTAAAGGCTGAGCTGGACACATCAAAGACTAAATGCAAAGTGGTACAAGAGGAGAATCGCTTTCTTAAGCAGGCTTCAGTCATCATC CAAGCCAAGGCGGAACAAGAGGAGGAATACATTTCCAACACATTGCTGAAAAAGATTCAAGCATTGAAAAAAGAGAAGGAGACGCTAGCCCATCACTATGAGCGCGAGGAGGAATGCCTAACCAATGATTTGTCGCGCAAGCTTGACCAGCTGCGCCAGGAGAAATGCAAGCTGGAACAGACACTCGAACAGGAGCAAGAGTGTTTGGTTAATAAGCTAATGCGCAAAATTGAGAAACTGCAGGCAGAGACAGATAACAAGCAAACCAATTTGGAGCAACTGCGTCGCGAAATGGTTGAGCTGGAGAACAcgctggagcaggagcaggaggcACTAGTCAACAAGCTGTGGAAGCGTATGGACAAGCTGGAGACTGAGAAGCGTTCACTGCAAATCAAACTTGATCAGCCGGTGTCTGATCCAACAACGCCACGTGATATCACCAATAATGCCAATGGCGACACCGCCACCAATCTgagcgcacacatacaaacgctGCGCTCCGAGGTTGTGCGTCTGCGCGCCAATCTCGCTACCGCCCAAAAGGAGGAGAAATCAATCAGGGAAGAGAACGCACGCCTGCAGCGCAAGCTTAAGCAGGAAGTAGAACGACGCGAGGCGCTCTGCCGCCATCTATCTGAATCGGAGTCATCGCTCGAAATGGACGAGGAGCGTTTTTATAATGAGAATTTAATGGCCTCTGGGCCAAGCACTGCCGCCGCTGTCAACGCTCAAAGACAGCGCACTATCAGCAGTCCCGTCTCGCACAGTCCATCGAGCAGTCGCCCGCTCAGTCCAGGCACAGCTGGTCAGAACCGTTGCTATGCCTGCGGACAACTTGTG AATCGACGCGCCAGTGAGCGCTTTATAAAGCCAGCATTGCCTACGCCCATGCTGGGTCTAAACACTTCCGCACCAAATGTGCTAACCAACATAACAAATCCACTGCTGGCCACTGGTTCTGCTGCCATTTATGGTAATAATACTGCAGGTGCTACAGCCGGTGGATTTCTGTCGAATTTGAGCAGCGAACGACTGAGCTTGGGTGCGGTGCTGCCACAGGCAACAGCGGCAGGTACATTTCTTGCTGGAGGCATACTCTCGATGAATAACCAGTTAACAGGCACATCCAGCAGCGCATCGTCCTCATCGTCCAACTTGATGAACAATTCGTCCAGCGGCAATTTGGTTAACAGTGGCAGCAACTCTTCACTTTCGGCTTTTACGCCAACTAATCCGCCAAACGGCGGTGCGGCCACGGCTTTTATACAGCCAGCCAGTCCCATGGATACATCGACATGCAAGGATTAG